One region of Pseudomonadota bacterium genomic DNA includes:
- the amrB gene encoding AmmeMemoRadiSam system protein B has product MNRLCAAALALAALTLTSAQASCKKTGDADAAKSVQQPVVAGTFYPADAKSLRSMVKGMIDMAPVKALDGELIGIIAPHAGYRYSGRVAAAAFRQLAGRGFTRAVVIAPSHRAHVAGAALSPFSSYRTPLGDIPIDREAVDALSGKHPWAEEDAGAFSTEHSLEVELPFLQVALGEFKLVPIIVGQAGKKRLDAIAEALEKELGDRSTIFVASSDLSHFHDYEKAQRLDSATVGIICDKSPGEFLAAAEVGKAQLCGSSPVYIMKRIAEMRGASLELLEYANSGDATGDRSRVVGYASIAVTAPRSMGMPQEEALLSLARRTIEAHLSGKPLPPLPGDPALAEDGAAFVTLRKNGRLRGCIGTITARGPLDRTVQEMAISAATGDPRFPPVKRDELKDISIEISVLTPPEPLPDPMAVRVGTDGLIIEQGFARGVLLPQVPAEQGWDKAQYLEGISTKAGLPRDAWKRAKLYRFQAIVFEERSD; this is encoded by the coding sequence ATGAACAGGCTGTGTGCGGCGGCCCTTGCGCTGGCGGCCTTGACTCTCACCTCTGCGCAGGCCTCGTGCAAAAAGACCGGCGACGCCGATGCCGCTAAATCGGTGCAGCAGCCGGTGGTGGCCGGCACGTTCTACCCCGCCGACGCGAAGTCGCTGCGCAGCATGGTGAAGGGGATGATCGACATGGCGCCCGTCAAGGCGCTGGACGGCGAGCTGATCGGGATCATCGCGCCCCACGCGGGCTACCGGTACTCGGGTCGCGTAGCGGCCGCGGCCTTCAGGCAGCTGGCCGGCAGGGGATTCACGCGGGCGGTGGTGATCGCCCCTTCCCACCGCGCGCACGTCGCCGGGGCGGCGCTCTCCCCCTTCAGCAGCTACCGCACTCCACTCGGCGACATCCCGATAGACAGGGAGGCGGTCGATGCCCTCTCCGGGAAACACCCGTGGGCCGAGGAGGACGCCGGGGCATTTTCGACGGAGCACTCCCTCGAGGTCGAACTCCCGTTTTTGCAGGTCGCGCTCGGCGAGTTCAAACTTGTGCCGATCATCGTGGGGCAGGCCGGGAAGAAAAGGCTGGACGCGATCGCGGAGGCGCTCGAGAAGGAGCTGGGCGATCGGTCCACCATATTCGTTGCGTCGAGCGACCTCTCGCACTTCCACGACTACGAGAAGGCGCAGCGGCTGGACAGCGCCACGGTCGGCATCATATGCGACAAGTCTCCCGGCGAATTCCTCGCCGCAGCGGAGGTTGGGAAGGCGCAGCTCTGCGGGTCGAGCCCGGTCTACATCATGAAGAGGATCGCGGAGATGCGGGGGGCCTCGCTCGAGCTGCTCGAGTACGCCAACTCCGGCGACGCGACGGGCGACCGCTCCCGTGTCGTGGGCTACGCATCGATCGCGGTCACGGCCCCGCGGTCCATGGGCATGCCGCAGGAGGAAGCGCTCCTCTCGCTCGCGCGAAGGACGATCGAGGCGCACCTCTCGGGGAAGCCGCTGCCCCCGTTGCCCGGCGATCCGGCGCTCGCAGAGGACGGCGCGGCGTTCGTCACGCTGAGAAAGAACGGGCGGCTCCGAGGGTGCATCGGCACGATCACGGCGCGCGGCCCTCTCGACAGGACCGTGCAGGAGATGGCGATATCGGCCGCCACCGGGGACCCAAGGTTCCCGCCGGTGAAAAGGGATGAGCTCAAGGATATCTCCATAGAGATATCGGTGCTCACCCCGCCCGAGCCGCTCCCCGACCCCATGGCGGTGAGGGTCGGCACCGACGGCCTGATCATAGAGCAGGGATTCGCGAGGGGTGTGCTGCTGCCGCAGGTGCCTGCCGAGCAGGGGTGGGACAAGGCGCAGTACCTCGAGGGCATATCGACCAAGGCGGGGCTGCCGCGCGACGCGTGGAAGCGCGCGAAGCTCTACAGGTTCCAGGCGATCGTGTTCGAGGAGCGCTCCGATTAG
- a CDS encoding 4Fe-4S binding protein, translating into MTGLRGSRIFLRMDPVMRRIFIVLCAACAVLASPTARSATIPSPDDLKQSVPGSAGYERRPGAIDYYEMQDGHGRAVGLAFVTSSIPPQVMGYSGELDVLVGMDWDGKITGAKIIGHRETADYVQRIVESGLLRKFLGRTAGDEFSDIEAVTGATISSRAIIDDVRSAAKAVHDYVRSGRTPGASLGVMRQTDWLGGLGALLVVALAGLCAAMPSRRRLRWLAMAASVAIVGLWLNAPITIGGIVDLRSFGLALRHNLPLVILMAFAFAAALLRGNLYCAYVCPFGALQEGAAWLSRRKVRPGRRLERNMRWLRWIVAILAIYAIAVAGDDAFRSIEPFATLFMRYPGAVTLVQAGVVLMAALLVRRIWCRFLCPTGLVVDLVAELGGKIRHAAKSLRRRAHG; encoded by the coding sequence TTGACAGGCCTGAGGGGCTCGCGCATATTCCTGCGCATGGATCCTGTGATGCGCAGGATTTTCATCGTCCTCTGCGCCGCATGCGCGGTCCTTGCCTCGCCCACGGCGCGCTCGGCCACGATCCCATCTCCGGACGACCTCAAACAGTCGGTGCCGGGCTCCGCCGGATACGAGCGCAGGCCCGGCGCGATCGACTACTACGAGATGCAGGACGGGCATGGCCGGGCGGTCGGGCTCGCCTTCGTTACCAGCTCGATCCCGCCGCAGGTCATGGGCTACAGCGGCGAGCTGGACGTGCTCGTGGGCATGGACTGGGACGGAAAAATAACCGGCGCGAAGATAATCGGACACAGGGAAACCGCCGATTATGTTCAAAGGATCGTTGAATCCGGCCTGCTCAGAAAGTTCCTCGGCAGGACGGCCGGCGACGAATTCTCCGACATCGAGGCGGTAACCGGCGCCACCATATCGTCGCGCGCGATAATCGACGACGTGCGGAGCGCGGCAAAGGCGGTACACGATTATGTGAGGAGCGGCCGCACCCCCGGGGCGTCCTTAGGGGTCATGAGGCAGACCGACTGGCTCGGCGGCCTGGGGGCGCTTTTGGTCGTCGCGCTCGCCGGCCTTTGCGCGGCCATGCCGTCGCGGAGGCGGCTTCGGTGGCTCGCGATGGCCGCGTCGGTGGCGATCGTGGGCCTCTGGCTCAACGCGCCGATCACCATAGGCGGCATAGTGGACCTGCGGTCGTTCGGCCTTGCCTTGAGACACAACCTCCCGCTCGTGATACTCATGGCATTCGCGTTCGCGGCGGCGCTCCTGCGCGGCAACCTCTACTGCGCATACGTCTGCCCCTTCGGGGCCCTGCAGGAAGGGGCGGCGTGGCTCTCGCGCAGAAAGGTCCGCCCCGGTCGGCGCCTCGAGCGAAACATGAGGTGGCTGCGCTGGATAGTCGCGATCCTCGCGATCTATGCGATCGCGGTCGCGGGCGACGACGCCTTCCGATCCATAGAGCCGTTCGCGACCCTGTTCATGAGATACCCCGGCGCAGTGACACTGGTCCAGGCGGGCGTCGTCCTCATGGCAGCGCTGCTCGTGCGGAGGATATGGTGCCGCTTCCTCTGCCCCACAGGGCTGGTCGTGGACCTGGTCGCCGAGCTCGGCGGGAAGATAAGGCATGCGGCGAAGTCGCTGCGCCGGAGAGCGCATGGCTAA
- the amrS gene encoding AmmeMemoRadiSam system radical SAM enzyme — MSTKTVRCELCFRFCRLRPGERGDCRVRYNLDGELVSLVYGRPCAVHVDPIEKKPLYHFLPGSRSFSIATAGCNGHCVFCQNWEISQANPEDVRSEEMPPAEVVRGAKRTGSKSISYTYTDPNIFYEYACDTSKIARGEGIKNVMVTAGLLNEKPLRRLAKYADAANVDLKGDAEFYRKYVMAELAPVQDYIRIALEEGMHLELTHLIVPTLNDSREDTERLIGWVLANCGPDVPLHFSRFFPMYKLANLYPTPIETLYDAARAAMRMGMRYVYVGNVPSSEFQNTRCPGCGETVVVRRGYQRPDVKLVDGRCPKCSHRIPGVWR, encoded by the coding sequence TTGAGCACAAAGACCGTGAGATGCGAGCTCTGCTTCCGCTTCTGCAGGCTGAGGCCCGGAGAGCGCGGCGACTGCAGGGTGCGCTACAATCTCGACGGCGAGCTCGTGAGCCTGGTCTACGGCAGGCCCTGCGCCGTGCACGTGGACCCGATCGAGAAGAAGCCCCTGTATCATTTCCTGCCTGGATCGCGGTCGTTCTCGATCGCCACGGCGGGCTGCAACGGCCACTGCGTCTTCTGCCAGAACTGGGAGATAAGCCAGGCGAACCCCGAGGACGTGAGGAGCGAGGAGATGCCGCCCGCGGAGGTAGTGCGGGGTGCGAAGCGCACCGGTTCCAAGTCGATCTCATATACGTACACCGATCCAAACATATTCTACGAGTATGCCTGCGACACGTCGAAAATAGCCAGGGGCGAAGGGATAAAGAACGTGATGGTAACGGCGGGGCTGCTCAACGAGAAGCCGCTCCGCAGGCTCGCGAAGTACGCCGACGCGGCCAACGTGGACCTGAAGGGCGACGCGGAGTTCTACAGGAAATACGTCATGGCGGAGCTCGCCCCCGTGCAGGACTACATAAGGATAGCGCTCGAGGAGGGGATGCACCTGGAGCTGACGCATCTCATCGTGCCCACCCTCAACGACTCAAGGGAGGACACCGAGAGGCTCATCGGCTGGGTGCTGGCCAACTGCGGCCCGGACGTGCCGCTGCACTTCTCGCGCTTCTTCCCCATGTACAAGCTCGCAAACCTCTACCCAACCCCTATAGAGACGCTCTACGACGCCGCGCGGGCCGCCATGCGGATGGGCATGCGCTACGTCTACGTGGGCAACGTGCCCTCCAGCGAGTTTCAAAACACGCGCTGCCCCGGATGCGGGGAGACGGTGGTGGTCAGGAGGGGGTACCAGAGGCCGGACGTGAAACTCGTGGACGGAAGGTGCCCGAAGTGCTCCCATCGGATACCGGGCGTATGGAGGTGA
- a CDS encoding FAD-binding oxidoreductase, with translation MESFREDTMMRGSPDGLLVARDEAEIADALAFCNAGGVPVTFCASQTSMTGASVATEGLLISTEKIEGVVDMGPRGGSPVAVVRTGTVTAELQAEVEKAGFFFPVAPTSRDDCRIGGNIATNATGEDSYKYGPVRGYVKRLEIILPDGSRRTMERKGGATVSMEQNRGGYTTGWSDPIDLIIGSEGTLAYVSDVELSLMPGPPPRFFSALVPLESNAMALDLVLALSSGEAGLAPRVLELIDTSALALMKTAQGFPDIPDSIGAFIYVKQEYKDEAERDRFLERWYEAMIPFSGQGLIDHLIVGLSREEQERIRLWRHRIPEAANEWGRGYWPDGGGKIGSDWWVPMPRLREMMAYFYEAAESTGLPYMGYAHIGAGHPHTNFLARDPREKETAHMALIACCRKAVELGGGVAGEHGLGKLHTDLLPIQHDAATIEMMKAWKREYDPNWILGRGTIFS, from the coding sequence ATGGAGAGCTTTCGCGAGGACACGATGATGCGCGGCTCGCCGGACGGGCTGCTCGTCGCGCGCGACGAGGCGGAGATCGCCGACGCGCTCGCCTTCTGCAACGCGGGCGGCGTGCCGGTCACGTTCTGCGCGTCGCAGACCTCCATGACCGGCGCATCGGTCGCGACGGAGGGGCTTCTGATATCGACCGAGAAGATAGAAGGAGTGGTCGACATGGGGCCGAGGGGCGGCTCGCCGGTCGCGGTCGTGAGGACAGGCACTGTGACGGCTGAGCTGCAGGCCGAAGTCGAGAAGGCCGGTTTCTTCTTCCCGGTCGCGCCTACTTCGCGCGACGACTGCCGCATCGGCGGCAACATCGCGACCAACGCGACCGGCGAGGACTCGTACAAGTACGGCCCTGTCCGCGGCTATGTGAAGAGGCTCGAGATAATACTCCCCGACGGCTCCAGAAGGACGATGGAGCGCAAAGGGGGTGCGACCGTCTCCATGGAGCAAAATCGCGGCGGCTACACGACCGGGTGGAGCGACCCGATCGACCTGATCATCGGCTCCGAGGGGACGCTGGCCTATGTCTCCGATGTTGAGCTGTCTCTCATGCCTGGGCCTCCGCCTCGGTTCTTCTCCGCGCTCGTGCCGCTGGAGTCGAACGCCATGGCGCTGGATCTGGTCCTCGCCCTGTCATCCGGCGAGGCAGGCCTCGCGCCAAGGGTGCTGGAGCTCATAGACACGAGCGCGCTCGCCCTCATGAAGACGGCGCAGGGGTTTCCCGACATCCCTGATTCGATCGGAGCGTTCATCTACGTGAAGCAGGAGTACAAAGACGAGGCCGAACGGGACAGGTTTCTCGAGCGCTGGTATGAGGCCATGATCCCCTTCTCAGGGCAGGGACTGATCGATCACCTGATCGTGGGGCTCTCCCGCGAGGAGCAGGAGCGGATCAGGCTCTGGAGGCACCGCATACCGGAGGCTGCAAACGAGTGGGGGCGAGGGTATTGGCCCGACGGCGGCGGCAAGATCGGCAGCGACTGGTGGGTGCCGATGCCGAGGCTTCGCGAGATGATGGCCTATTTCTACGAGGCGGCGGAGTCCACCGGCCTTCCGTACATGGGCTACGCCCACATAGGGGCGGGCCATCCGCACACGAATTTCCTCGCAAGGGATCCCCGCGAAAAGGAGACAGCGCACATGGCCCTGATCGCCTGCTGCAGAAAGGCGGTCGAACTCGGCGGCGGCGTGGCGGGCGAGCACGGCCTCGGAAAACTGCACACGGACCTGCTGCCCATCCAGCACGACGCTGCGACGATAGAGATGATGAAGGCGTGGAAGCGCGAATACGACCCCAACTGGATCC
- a CDS encoding fused MFS/spermidine synthase produces the protein MPSLDRIRLNILFAAMGAVAVAAQIVTMRRLVVVFGGNELVTGGVFAGWLGFSCMGAAATGRLARRWGDFDLSAAFSLFLLAASIPLTVALSYLIKPALGIPAPVMVGPQTALALSAALMAPTGLIIGASFTLCARLAGERDMSSVPRVYLMDAIGAGAGGLAVSLFAVRMLTSFQISIVAASFMAAAVGVCFLRMRIKLAAMALILCLAAAMAFSRPIQKSFAEELWRGFNPAVEMESLLASLMVTDNRGERTLFVDGVPSFTLPADYTYESIATLPLLQHGRAEDILMIEGGLYGTAAQWSKWPLGSAQFLRLDPDVTYLEENAMPSERGGVPTWVTLRHGDGRRFVAKGEFGSCSGPCFDVITVNVGNPDTAASDRYFTREFFGEAKAALREGGVLGVWMLEPQNAIGSEALELLGGLYATLRSSFRKVAIVPLDRFYFFATDEGAVTESVGELMARLKRSGVDSPYVAEQLLPGVSQERVDSFAAQIAAAADAAPVNTDSRPRAYFNGMILWEKRFGSGSSWFASMAQAARPWVGGAALLILMAASAAWSRVARRGVGATWALAAVGFSSMSYGIALLIHCQMVMGVMLVRLGFIITAFMAGAGLGAWAGLAARSGRGASRATLVVSLLCAAAWALLMLSTSRVSFIASNLVMGAICGFVYQAAASVVFAGRGEAASTAGAVQGADLAGAVAGSLTTGLLVIPVLGTASAAAMASIALCAAAFMALIDP, from the coding sequence ATGCCCTCTCTCGACAGAATAAGGCTGAACATCCTGTTCGCTGCGATGGGCGCGGTCGCCGTTGCGGCTCAGATCGTCACCATGCGACGCCTCGTCGTGGTCTTCGGCGGCAACGAGCTTGTGACCGGCGGCGTCTTCGCAGGGTGGCTCGGCTTCTCCTGCATGGGGGCCGCGGCGACTGGCCGCCTGGCCCGCAGGTGGGGCGACTTCGATCTCTCGGCCGCATTCTCGCTCTTTCTTCTTGCGGCCTCGATCCCCCTCACCGTGGCGCTGTCCTATCTGATCAAGCCCGCTCTCGGGATCCCTGCGCCGGTGATGGTGGGGCCGCAGACGGCGCTCGCCCTCTCGGCGGCGCTCATGGCGCCGACAGGCCTCATCATAGGCGCCTCTTTCACGCTCTGCGCCAGGCTCGCAGGGGAGAGGGACATGTCGAGCGTGCCCAGGGTCTACCTCATGGACGCCATAGGCGCCGGCGCCGGCGGCCTCGCGGTCTCGCTCTTCGCGGTGAGGATGCTCACATCGTTCCAGATCTCCATAGTCGCAGCCTCCTTCATGGCGGCCGCGGTCGGGGTCTGCTTCCTGAGGATGAGGATAAAGCTTGCGGCGATGGCGCTCATCCTCTGCCTTGCGGCGGCGATGGCGTTCTCGAGGCCGATCCAGAAGTCGTTTGCTGAGGAGCTCTGGAGGGGGTTCAATCCGGCCGTTGAGATGGAGTCGCTGCTCGCCTCTCTCATGGTCACCGACAACAGGGGGGAGCGGACCCTCTTCGTGGACGGGGTGCCGTCGTTCACCCTGCCGGCCGACTACACCTACGAGAGCATCGCGACCCTGCCGCTCTTGCAGCACGGACGGGCCGAAGACATCCTCATGATAGAGGGCGGCCTCTACGGGACGGCGGCGCAGTGGAGCAAGTGGCCCCTCGGGAGCGCGCAGTTTCTGAGGCTCGATCCCGACGTGACGTACCTCGAGGAGAACGCCATGCCCTCGGAGCGCGGCGGCGTCCCGACGTGGGTCACGCTGCGCCACGGCGACGGCAGGCGCTTCGTGGCGAAGGGCGAGTTCGGCTCGTGCAGCGGCCCCTGTTTCGACGTCATCACGGTCAACGTCGGCAACCCCGACACCGCGGCCAGCGACCGATACTTCACGCGCGAGTTCTTCGGCGAGGCAAAGGCGGCGCTGAGGGAGGGCGGCGTGCTCGGCGTATGGATGCTGGAGCCGCAGAACGCGATCGGCAGCGAGGCGCTGGAGCTGCTGGGGGGCCTCTACGCCACGCTCAGGAGCTCGTTCAGGAAAGTGGCCATCGTCCCGCTGGACCGTTTCTACTTCTTCGCCACGGACGAAGGGGCGGTCACCGAAAGCGTCGGCGAGCTGATGGCCAGGCTCAAGAGGAGCGGCGTCGACTCCCCCTATGTCGCGGAGCAGCTCCTGCCCGGGGTCTCGCAGGAGAGGGTGGATTCTTTCGCGGCGCAGATCGCGGCCGCGGCAGATGCGGCGCCGGTCAACACGGACTCCAGGCCCAGGGCCTACTTCAACGGCATGATCCTCTGGGAGAAGCGCTTCGGCTCCGGGTCCTCGTGGTTCGCATCGATGGCGCAGGCGGCAAGGCCCTGGGTGGGGGGCGCGGCGCTGCTCATCCTGATGGCCGCATCCGCCGCGTGGTCCAGGGTCGCGAGAAGGGGGGTCGGCGCGACCTGGGCGCTCGCCGCGGTCGGCTTCTCATCGATGTCCTACGGGATCGCGCTGCTCATCCATTGCCAGATGGTCATGGGGGTCATGCTCGTGCGCCTGGGCTTCATCATCACGGCGTTCATGGCCGGCGCGGGCCTCGGCGCCTGGGCGGGTCTCGCCGCGCGGAGTGGGAGGGGCGCATCCCGCGCCACGCTCGTCGTATCGCTCCTCTGCGCGGCGGCGTGGGCGCTGCTCATGCTCTCGACTTCGAGGGTGAGCTTCATCGCGTCGAACCTCGTGATGGGCGCGATCTGCGGATTCGTCTATCAGGCGGCCGCCTCCGTAGTGTTTGCGGGCAGGGGCGAGGCGGCGTCGACCGCAGGCGCGGTCCAAGGCGCGGACCTCGCGGGCGCGGTCGCAGGCTCGCTGACCACGGGGCTGCTGGTGATACCGGTGCTGGGGACCGCCTCCGCGGCGGCCATGGCCTCGATCGCGCTGTGCGCCGCGGCCTTCATGGCGCTGATCGATCCCTAA